A genomic region of Megalobrama amblycephala isolate DHTTF-2021 linkage group LG6, ASM1881202v1, whole genome shotgun sequence contains the following coding sequences:
- the LOC125269735 gene encoding uncharacterized protein LOC125269735, translating to MDAHAIPHEFIFIDEAGFNLAKTRRRGRNLISHRAIIDVPGQRGGNITMCAAISNMHGVLHRHAKLGPYNTAHILTFLDRLHNILIPPERMNDADHQRNRYVVVWDNVSFHRAAPVQNWFADHPTFLVQYLPPYSPFLNPIEEFFSAWRWKVYDRQPFVRMPLVQAMEEACDEIDVGAIQGWIRHSRRFFPRCLAREDIACDVDEALWPDPAVRQDAA from the coding sequence ATGGATGCTCATGCAATCCCACATGAGTTCATCTTTATAGATGAGGCTGGGTTCAACCTAGCAAAGACCAGAAGAAGAGGGAGAAACCTCATTAGCCACAGAGCCATTATAGATGTTCCTGGCCAACGTGGTGGGAACATCACAATGTGCGCTGCCATCTCCAATATGCATGGTGTCCTCCACCGTCATGCCAAACTTGGACCATACAACACAGCCCATATTCTCACATTTCTGGACAGACTTCACAACATTCTCATACCACCAGAGCGTATGAATGATGCAGACCATCAAAGAAACCGGTACGTTGTAGTATGGGACAACGTGAGCTTTCATCGTGCAGCCCCAGTCCAAAACTGGTTTGCTGACCACCCAACATTTCTCGTGCAATACCTCCCACCATACTCACCATTTCTGAACCCCATAGAAGAATTCTTTTCGGCATGGCGGTGGAAGGTATACGACCGGCAGCCCTTTGTGCGCATGCCTCTTGTGCAGGCCATGGAAGAGGCATGTGATGAGATTGATGTGGGTGCAATTCAGGGATGGATAAGGCACTCAAGGCGCTTCTTCCCTCGATGTCTGGCAAGGGAAGATATTGCCTGTGATGTTGACGAGGCGTTGTGGCCAGACCCGGCTGTGCGGCAAGATGCTGCCTAA